One part of the Candidatus Methylomirabilis tolerans genome encodes these proteins:
- a CDS encoding energy transducer TonB produces the protein MLGGQRDHTEVGRTSDAIHSATALLVGSRTRALPLGRFLLSSTGFHLVLAWAIISVGLPKTPSVPQPLVVTIIGNEPSEPSAPSGPLVRTRTKQSAAPAGPKQAAQSHLASSPPPEGDREETQEGARPLPASEVMEPKAVGGSTGGSGAAGVGIPGASVAGGLSPGPVLLSPDGDGAVGSGSVSRGGAGRLDASLVAPLTPSVTIGAPQGGAGGGGRAGGGSAGGGYAAPNYGINPLPKYPLLAREKGYEGTVYLRVLVRVDGRVGQLAVDRTSGHEILDRAATDSVKEWAFFPAKKGGKLVESWVLLPVKFALN, from the coding sequence ATGCTTGGAGGTCAAAGAGACCATACCGAGGTCGGCCGAACCTCCGATGCCATCCACTCCGCTACGGCGTTACTGGTTGGGTCGCGGACCAGGGCGCTTCCGTTGGGCCGATTTCTCCTGAGTTCCACCGGGTTCCATCTGGTCCTGGCTTGGGCTATCATCAGTGTTGGACTTCCTAAGACTCCATCAGTTCCACAACCTCTTGTTGTCACCATCATTGGAAATGAGCCTTCCGAGCCATCCGCTCCGTCGGGACCCCTTGTCCGCACCCGCACGAAGCAATCGGCCGCGCCTGCTGGTCCAAAGCAGGCCGCTCAGTCTCATCTTGCTTCCTCTCCACCGCCGGAGGGTGATCGGGAGGAGACCCAAGAAGGCGCCAGGCCATTACCAGCGTCTGAGGTGATGGAGCCTAAAGCCGTTGGCGGGTCTACCGGCGGATCGGGTGCAGCGGGTGTTGGCATACCGGGAGCCTCTGTGGCGGGCGGTCTATCGCCGGGGCCGGTCCTGCTTAGTCCTGACGGGGATGGCGCAGTCGGCTCCGGTTCAGTCAGTCGGGGTGGAGCGGGCCGACTCGACGCATCATTGGTCGCCCCACTGACCCCGTCAGTGACCATTGGTGCGCCCCAGGGTGGCGCAGGCGGCGGAGGCCGTGCAGGGGGTGGATCTGCTGGTGGTGGGTACGCGGCGCCGAACTATGGGATCAATCCGCTTCCCAAGTATCCTCTTTTGGCGCGGGAAAAAGGGTACGAAGGAACGGTCTACCTGCGAGTCTTAGTTCGGGTGGATGGTCGTGTGGGGCAACTTGCTGTCGATCGAACCTCTGGACATGAGATCCTGGACCGGGCGGCGACGGACTCGGTCAAGGAGTGGGCGTTTTTTCCTGCCAAAAAAGGTGGAAAGTTGGTAGAAAGTTGGGTATTGCTTCCGGTGAAGTTCGCGCTCAACTGA
- a CDS encoding PQQ-dependent dehydrogenase, methanol/ethanol family, whose product MRVKRCRTLIGGLLALVGSLVATAPMVSANDELLKLQKDHGQWANQSRDYAATRYSNLNQITPENVKNLKVAWSFSLGTLNGQEGGPLVIGDTMYVHSSYSSGNSHNIFALDLSKEGAPIKWKYTAKHDPRAVPVACCDLVHRGVQYANGKILYQTLDGIVIALDAKTGKEIWKTRNADPSKGETNTGAGMVVHDKFIVGVAGGEFGVRGWVAAYDINTGKLIWKAYSAGPDADLVLASDFNAANSHYGRFGEGTKSWPGEQWKQGGGTTWGWYSYDPELNLFYYSTGNPGTWNPAPRKGGDNKWSMTIWARNPDTGKAKWAYQMTPWDNWDYDGINESVLTDQTIDGKKVKALTHFDRNGFVYTLNRANGTLLKADAFVYVNWAKGVDLKTGRPIVNEEKLTKQGEDTKNICPCAMGGKNQVPVAYSPGTNLFYAAVNNMCMNYEGQLVQYTAGAPYVGASVLMFNGHEGKDNWWGDVIAWDVAKGKRVWEIKEAQPPWSGPVVTASNVVFYGTMDGWFKAVNATDGKLLWKHKVGSGIIGNPMTYKGPDGKQYVAVYSGVGGWFGATVSLDLPPDDPTAALGGVNAAYLSGLPMATSKGGTLYVFGL is encoded by the coding sequence ATGCGCGTAAAACGATGTAGGACACTGATCGGAGGTCTTCTGGCCCTGGTCGGGAGCCTTGTAGCGACGGCGCCTATGGTTTCTGCCAACGACGAGCTGTTGAAGCTGCAGAAAGACCACGGCCAATGGGCAAACCAGAGTAGAGACTATGCGGCGACCCGTTACAGCAATCTGAACCAGATTACGCCCGAGAACGTGAAAAACCTGAAAGTTGCGTGGTCGTTCTCGCTGGGGACATTAAACGGCCAAGAGGGAGGCCCGTTGGTTATCGGCGACACGATGTATGTCCACAGCTCCTATTCTTCCGGCAACTCACATAACATCTTTGCGCTCGACCTGTCAAAGGAAGGAGCGCCGATCAAGTGGAAGTACACAGCCAAACACGACCCGCGGGCGGTTCCGGTCGCCTGCTGCGACCTCGTCCATCGGGGTGTCCAATATGCCAACGGCAAGATTCTGTACCAGACGCTCGACGGAATCGTGATTGCCCTCGACGCGAAGACCGGCAAGGAGATCTGGAAGACCCGAAACGCCGATCCATCCAAGGGTGAGACCAACACCGGCGCCGGCATGGTGGTTCACGATAAATTCATTGTCGGTGTCGCCGGGGGCGAATTCGGGGTCCGCGGCTGGGTGGCGGCCTACGACATCAACACCGGTAAGCTGATCTGGAAGGCCTACAGTGCGGGCCCCGATGCGGATCTCGTGCTCGCATCCGATTTCAATGCCGCGAACTCTCATTATGGACGATTCGGCGAGGGGACCAAGAGCTGGCCCGGCGAGCAGTGGAAGCAGGGTGGTGGAACCACCTGGGGATGGTATTCATACGACCCTGAGTTGAACCTTTTTTATTACAGCACCGGCAACCCCGGGACCTGGAACCCTGCCCCCCGGAAGGGCGGCGACAACAAGTGGTCAATGACCATCTGGGCCCGCAATCCTGATACAGGAAAGGCCAAGTGGGCCTATCAGATGACCCCGTGGGATAACTGGGACTACGATGGGATCAACGAGTCTGTCCTGACCGATCAGACGATCGATGGTAAGAAGGTCAAGGCTCTTACTCACTTCGACAGGAACGGCTTTGTCTATACTCTGAACCGCGCCAACGGCACACTGCTTAAGGCCGACGCATTCGTCTATGTCAACTGGGCGAAGGGGGTCGACCTGAAGACAGGGCGGCCGATCGTGAACGAAGAGAAGTTAACCAAGCAGGGCGAAGACACGAAGAATATCTGCCCCTGCGCGATGGGCGGCAAGAACCAGGTGCCGGTTGCCTACTCCCCTGGAACGAATCTCTTCTACGCAGCCGTCAACAACATGTGTATGAACTATGAGGGCCAGCTCGTCCAGTATACGGCTGGGGCCCCGTACGTGGGCGCCAGCGTCCTGATGTTCAACGGTCATGAGGGCAAAGACAACTGGTGGGGTGATGTCATTGCATGGGATGTCGCCAAGGGTAAAAGGGTCTGGGAGATTAAGGAGGCGCAACCCCCATGGAGCGGCCCGGTTGTCACCGCCTCCAATGTGGTCTTCTATGGCACGATGGACGGCTGGTTCAAGGCGGTCAATGCCACAGATGGGAAGCTCCTATGGAAGCACAAGGTCGGCTCCGGGATCATCGGCAATCCGATGACCTACAAGGGGCCTGACGGCAAGCAGTATGTCGCTGTGTACTCCGGGGTTGGCGGGTGGTTTGGCGCCACTGTGTCGCTCGACCTTCCGCCGGACGATCCTACCGCGGCGTTGGGCGGTGTGAATGCTGCCTACCTGTCTGGCCTGCCTATGGCCACGAGCAAGGGTGGGACGCTGTACGTCTTCGGCCTCTAA
- a CDS encoding substrate-binding domain-containing protein, producing the protein MNRRRAILSGFVVVMMLFPFAWRAWGDELKQLRVCGDPDNLPFSNKKSEGFENKIAEVIAKELKVELTYFWWPHQRGLVRRAVRPGLCDVMISIPQGWDPVLWTKPYYRSAYVMIYPKDRGFRVTSLDDPILKRLKIGVHINTPPAEALANRGIRANVVGYSLFYDSTNERPDKIIQDLIAGEIDVVLDWGPTAGYFVKQLNGSLPLEVVPLQGGEPGIPFTFEFSMGVREGNTTLKAELEQAISKRRVEIRKILEDYGVPLLPLLAREQFPKMEEKSGEVFYRRFDRDDPLPSY; encoded by the coding sequence ATGAATCGAAGACGTGCCATTCTCAGTGGATTCGTTGTTGTGATGATGCTATTTCCCTTTGCCTGGCGAGCCTGGGGGGATGAACTCAAACAACTCCGCGTTTGCGGCGATCCGGACAATCTGCCCTTCTCCAATAAGAAATCAGAAGGGTTTGAGAACAAGATTGCCGAGGTCATCGCCAAGGAATTGAAGGTAGAGCTCACCTATTTCTGGTGGCCGCATCAGCGAGGGTTGGTCAGGAGAGCGGTGCGTCCTGGCCTCTGCGATGTCATGATCTCGATTCCGCAGGGTTGGGATCCAGTTCTCTGGACTAAGCCCTATTACCGTTCAGCATATGTCATGATTTACCCCAAGGATAGGGGGTTTCGGGTCACATCGCTCGATGACCCGATCCTGAAGCGCCTCAAGATTGGGGTCCATATCAATACCCCACCGGCGGAGGCATTGGCGAATAGGGGTATCAGGGCAAACGTAGTCGGCTACAGCCTCTTTTACGACTCTACAAATGAGCGTCCGGATAAGATCATCCAGGACCTCATTGCCGGTGAGATCGATGTCGTGCTGGATTGGGGGCCAACGGCCGGCTATTTCGTGAAACAGTTGAATGGGTCGTTACCTCTTGAGGTAGTCCCCCTTCAGGGTGGGGAGCCGGGGATCCCTTTCACCTTCGAGTTTTCTATGGGGGTGAGGGAAGGCAATACGACGCTGAAAGCTGAGCTGGAACAGGCGATCAGTAAACGGCGCGTCGAGATCAGAAAAATCCTGGAGGATTATGGCGTGCCCCTTCTACCGCTCCTGGCACGCGAGCAGTTTCCAAAAATGGAAGAGAAGTCTGGAGAGGTCTTTTACCGTCGTTTTGATCGGGACGATCCCCTTCCCTCTTATTAA
- a CDS encoding c-type cytochrome: MRQKKWLFATSMLAFVMLGCAQSLTAQTQQEPAKAAESGQAPSGQPPKVSEVPAPADQQKPKKLNPFTGNADAIKEGRQLYLQSGCPGCHGSGGGGAMAGATPFIRDSWKFGGDDDTYFKVIKGTYPGQTMPGVFGATLTDEQTWKIIAWIRSIYKGDPDRIVW, translated from the coding sequence ATGAGACAGAAAAAGTGGCTTTTCGCCACGTCAATGTTGGCCTTTGTGATGTTGGGATGTGCCCAGAGTCTCACGGCTCAGACCCAGCAGGAGCCGGCGAAGGCAGCAGAATCCGGTCAAGCACCATCCGGTCAGCCACCGAAAGTATCTGAGGTCCCCGCACCTGCGGATCAGCAGAAGCCCAAAAAGCTCAATCCGTTTACCGGAAACGCAGATGCGATCAAAGAGGGCCGCCAATTGTATCTGCAGTCCGGCTGTCCTGGCTGCCATGGTTCAGGCGGTGGCGGCGCGATGGCCGGGGCTACGCCGTTCATACGTGATTCCTGGAAGTTTGGTGGTGATGACGACACCTACTTTAAGGTCATCAAGGGGACCTACCCCGGACAGACCATGCCTGGGGTCTTCGGAGCCACTCTGACAGATGAGCAGACCTGGAAGATTAT